One part of the Gammaproteobacteria bacterium genome encodes these proteins:
- the ruvA gene encoding Holliday junction branch migration protein RuvA, which produces MIGRLRGQLLEKKVPELLVDVQGVGYEVNAPMTTFYVLPEVGNEVVLYIHFVVREDAQLLYGFASEAERTLFRHLIKVNGVGPKLGLTILSGIAVDDFVCCVQEEDSATLVRLPGIGKKTAERLIIEMRDRLKDWGHTASSDLAGQATQSVQQVKKSPVSDAVSALVALGYKPQEASRMVRNIETQDLPSEDIIRLALQSSVKK; this is translated from the coding sequence ATGATAGGGCGTTTACGAGGCCAGTTACTTGAAAAAAAGGTACCTGAATTATTAGTCGATGTGCAGGGTGTGGGTTACGAAGTTAATGCACCCATGACAACATTTTACGTCTTGCCTGAAGTGGGCAATGAAGTGGTACTTTATATTCACTTTGTGGTTCGGGAAGATGCACAGTTGCTTTATGGTTTTGCAAGCGAAGCAGAACGCACACTGTTTCGCCATCTGATTAAAGTCAATGGTGTCGGACCAAAACTGGGGCTGACTATTTTATCTGGAATTGCTGTAGATGACTTTGTTTGCTGTGTTCAGGAAGAAGATAGTGCGACACTGGTGCGCTTGCCAGGTATTGGTAAAAAAACGGCAGAGCGTCTGATTATTGAGATGCGTGACCGCTTGAAAGATTGGGGTCACACAGCCTCTTCGGATCTGGCTGGGCAGGCTACTCAATCTGTGCAGCAGGTCAAAAAAAGCCCAGTGTCTGATGCTGTCAGTGCATTGGTTGCATTGGGTTATAAACCACAAGAAGCCAGTCGTATGGTACGTAATATTGAAACTCAAGATTTGCCGAGTGAAGATATTATTCGTTTGGCACTGCAATCATCGGTTAAAAAATAA
- the ruvB gene encoding Holliday junction branch migration DNA helicase RuvB — MIEPERLIAAQNTTPEEESIDRAIRPKRLVDYVGQPVVCEQMEIFIHAAKKREEALDHVLIFGPPGLGKTTLANIIATEMSVNLKQTSGPVLERPGDLAALLTNLEAHDVLFIDEIHRLSPVVEEVLYPALEDYQLDIMIGEGPAARSIKLDLPPFTLVGATTRAGSLTSPLRDRFGIVQRLEFYSVADLLTIVKRSANILGLDMEHEGALEVARRARGTPRIANRLLRRVRDYAEVKANGKICGDVAVKALDLLSVDSHGFDMLDRKLLLSIIEKFDGGPVGVDNLAAAIGEERGTIEDVLEPFLIQQGFMMRTTRGRVATNSTYLHFGLKPPTSDNKPIAPDLFGEQGE; from the coding sequence ATGATCGAACCTGAACGCTTAATAGCTGCACAAAATACGACCCCTGAAGAGGAGAGTATTGATCGTGCGATTCGCCCTAAGCGATTAGTCGATTATGTTGGGCAGCCAGTTGTTTGTGAACAGATGGAAATTTTTATTCATGCGGCCAAAAAGCGTGAAGAGGCGCTGGATCATGTGTTGATTTTTGGGCCGCCTGGGTTGGGTAAAACGACACTCGCTAATATTATTGCGACTGAAATGAGTGTGAACCTCAAGCAAACTTCCGGGCCTGTTTTGGAGCGCCCAGGTGATCTGGCGGCATTGTTAACCAATCTGGAAGCTCATGATGTTCTGTTTATTGATGAAATTCATCGTTTGAGCCCTGTGGTTGAAGAGGTGCTTTACCCCGCGCTGGAAGATTATCAATTGGATATTATGATTGGTGAAGGGCCGGCAGCGCGCTCTATCAAGCTTGATCTTCCGCCGTTTACGTTGGTGGGGGCAACGACTCGTGCAGGTTCGCTGACCTCTCCACTGCGTGATCGTTTTGGAATTGTGCAGCGATTGGAGTTTTATTCAGTGGCGGATCTGCTGACGATCGTGAAACGTTCTGCCAATATTTTAGGCTTGGATATGGAGCATGAAGGTGCCTTGGAAGTTGCACGCCGTGCGCGTGGAACACCACGTATTGCAAATCGCTTGTTGCGCCGTGTACGCGATTATGCAGAAGTTAAAGCCAATGGAAAAATCTGTGGTGACGTGGCAGTTAAAGCACTGGATCTGTTAAGCGTTGATAGTCATGGCTTTGATATGCTGGATCGAAAGTTACTACTGTCCATTATTGAGAAATTTGATGGCGGGCCTGTTGGGGTGGATAATTTGGCAGCAGCCATTGGCGAAGAGCGCGGTACAATAGAAGATGTTCTGGAGCCTTTTTTGATTCAACAAGGATTTATGATGCGCACGACACGAGGGCGCGTTGCAACGAACAGCACTTATCTGCATTTTGGGCTAAAACCACCGACATCTGATAATAAGCCGATAGCGCCAGATCTATTTGGTGAGCAAGGTGAGTAG
- the ybgC gene encoding tol-pal system-associated acyl-CoA thioesterase, producing the protein MSSFKWPVRIYYEDTDSGGVVYYANYLKYMERARTEWLRSFGIEQPQLQEKHGVVFVVRSVALEYLRPARFNDFLQVTVVLKKCGKASMVMEQTVYRVTCSTNTKLELNDNGELLCQGRIKIACVDAITFKARSIPQSVLGEITDEC; encoded by the coding sequence GTGAGTAGTTTTAAATGGCCAGTACGTATTTATTACGAAGATACAGATAGCGGTGGGGTTGTCTATTATGCTAATTATCTGAAGTATATGGAGCGTGCACGTACCGAGTGGCTGCGCAGTTTCGGTATTGAACAGCCTCAATTGCAAGAGAAGCATGGCGTTGTTTTTGTAGTGCGTTCAGTTGCGCTAGAATATTTAAGACCCGCGCGATTTAATGATTTTTTACAAGTGACCGTTGTTTTGAAAAAATGCGGCAAAGCCAGTATGGTGATGGAGCAAACAGTCTATCGCGTGACCTGTTCCACAAATACCAAATTGGAATTGAATGATAATGGAGAGCTTTTGTGCCAAGGAAGGATTAAAATTGCTTGTGTTGATGCAATCACTTTTAAAGCTCGTTCTATACCACAATCTGTATTAGGAGAAATAACAGATGAATGTTGA
- the tolQ gene encoding protein TolQ → MNVDLSLVHLISNASLLVQLVMVILLLASLISWAMIFRKWSLLKKASNAADDFEDRFWSGKDLSNLYSQVYSDRHNASGMESIFMAGFTEFARMRKRTGVEPAAQLEGPHRAMRVALNREVDSLEVNLSFLATVGSISPYIGLFGTVWGIMNAFRGLSGVQQATIAMVAPGISEALIATAMGLFAAIPAVIAYNRYSADVERLVNRFDNFSDEFYTILQRKVHSPS, encoded by the coding sequence ATGAATGTTGATCTATCACTGGTGCATTTAATCAGTAATGCCAGTTTGTTAGTGCAGTTAGTCATGGTGATTTTATTACTTGCATCACTCATTTCATGGGCCATGATTTTTCGTAAATGGTCTCTTCTGAAAAAAGCATCCAATGCAGCAGATGACTTTGAGGATCGTTTTTGGTCGGGTAAGGATTTGTCCAATCTCTATTCACAAGTGTATTCCGATCGACACAATGCCTCGGGTATGGAAAGTATTTTTATGGCTGGTTTCACTGAATTTGCACGAATGCGCAAACGCACTGGAGTTGAGCCTGCGGCGCAACTGGAAGGGCCACACCGAGCAATGCGCGTTGCATTGAATCGTGAAGTGGATTCTTTAGAGGTGAATTTATCATTTTTGGCAACGGTGGGTTCAATCAGCCCTTATATTGGTCTGTTTGGAACAGTGTGGGGCATCATGAATGCTTTTCGTGGTTTGAGTGGGGTGCAACAAGCAACGATTGCTATGGTGGCTCCCGGGATTTCTGAAGCATTGATTGCAACTGCAATGGGCTTGTTTGCCGCAATTCCAGCGGTGATTGCATATAATCGTTACTCTGCAGATGTTGAGCGCTTAGTGAATCGTTTTGATAATTTTTCAGATGAATTTTATACAATTTTACAGCGTAAAGTACATTCACCCAGTTAA
- the tolR gene encoding protein TolR, whose amino-acid sequence MVNGRIRKRPISEINVVPYIDVMLVLLIIFMVTAPLMTQGVQVDLPQASSEAIESNEKEPLQLTVDANGNYYMNIGGDPEEAIDAETVVLRTSTTLRNQPGTPVYVRGDVDVDYGSVIQAMVLLQQAGASSVGLITAAPDNSK is encoded by the coding sequence ATGGTTAATGGACGTATTAGAAAACGCCCCATAAGCGAAATTAATGTCGTACCGTACATTGATGTTATGTTGGTGCTACTGATTATTTTTATGGTCACAGCTCCTTTGATGACTCAGGGAGTACAGGTTGACTTGCCTCAGGCAAGTTCTGAAGCGATCGAATCCAATGAAAAAGAGCCTCTTCAGCTCACAGTTGATGCGAATGGTAATTATTATATGAATATAGGGGGTGATCCTGAAGAAGCAATTGATGCTGAAACAGTGGTGCTGCGAACATCTACGACTTTGCGTAATCAACCGGGTACACCTGTGTATGTTCGGGGTGATGTTGATGTTGATTATGGGTCTGTGATTCAGGCAATGGTGTTGTTGCAGCAAGCGGGAGCATCAAGTGTTGGATTGATCACCGCAGCGCCTGATAACAGCAAATAA
- the tolA gene encoding cell envelope integrity protein TolA translates to MFKDLPYFLLSALIHGVLIAVLLFSFTWEVELQKPISIVKAVVINDEQLQAEIARIKEETIRKQAEEAQRQAELEQKTLLAEEKREAEKQRLIELEKEKRAEEKRLVELEKKQQEELKRQAEEKIKQEIEAKRLAELKKREEEERKKQEALKAKKAAEEKRLAEEKKKKKAEKKRRAEEAKRKKEQEAKEAAAKQKADAEAQTKRNKELKVLSAKYVDTIKQHVERYWRRPPSAVEGLSCTVKVKQVKGGEVVSAKVGVCNGDLVVQRSIEHAVLRASPLPSPPDPDVFERNLIFVFKPED, encoded by the coding sequence ATGTTTAAAGATCTTCCATACTTTTTACTTTCAGCATTGATTCATGGCGTTCTTATTGCCGTGTTGTTGTTTAGTTTTACTTGGGAAGTTGAGTTGCAAAAGCCAATCAGCATTGTAAAAGCGGTCGTCATTAATGATGAACAGTTGCAGGCTGAAATAGCAAGGATTAAAGAAGAAACCATACGTAAACAGGCGGAGGAAGCGCAACGCCAAGCGGAACTGGAGCAGAAGACTCTATTGGCTGAAGAGAAGAGGGAAGCTGAAAAACAACGCTTGATTGAGTTAGAAAAAGAGAAGCGAGCTGAAGAGAAACGATTGGTTGAACTGGAAAAGAAACAGCAAGAGGAGCTTAAACGCCAAGCAGAAGAGAAAATAAAGCAAGAGATTGAAGCAAAACGGCTTGCTGAGCTAAAAAAGAGAGAAGAGGAAGAGAGAAAAAAACAAGAGGCGCTTAAAGCTAAAAAAGCCGCTGAAGAAAAACGATTAGCTGAAGAGAAAAAGAAAAAAAAGGCCGAAAAGAAGCGGCGCGCTGAAGAGGCTAAACGTAAAAAAGAACAAGAAGCCAAAGAGGCTGCGGCTAAACAAAAAGCGGATGCTGAAGCACAAACAAAGCGTAATAAAGAATTAAAAGTATTGAGTGCAAAATATGTTGATACGATTAAGCAACATGTTGAGCGCTACTGGCGTAGACCTCCGAGCGCAGTAGAGGGTTTGTCTTGTACGGTGAAAGTAAAACAAGTTAAGGGTGGAGAGGTGGTGAGCGCGAAGGTTGGTGTTTGCAATGGTGATCTGGTTGTACAGCGCTCTATCGAGCATGCTGTGTTGCGAGCTTCGCCTCTGCCATCGCCACCAGATCCAGATGTGTTCGAGAGGAATCTGATATTTGTTTTTAAACCCGAGGATTAA
- a CDS encoding N-acetylmuramoyl-L-alanine amidase encodes MFLIDMHGKVIHKRIKLKISLPIEKRPMNKVRGIIVHQTGGTTAKSAFNSYNSGKSGTHRREMAKNVPNRYPSNQDSIGIEIVGQAFPVNEPDHDKRTYEALTKEQGDSLKWLIQELRFSLKVPLTEIFRHPTVSYKNKTEAATASW; translated from the coding sequence ATGTTTTTAATAGATATGCATGGAAAAGTAATTCACAAGAGAATTAAATTAAAAATTAGCCTACCGATAGAAAAAAGGCCAATGAATAAGGTTCGTGGAATAATAGTACACCAAACTGGTGGAACAACGGCTAAATCAGCATTTAATAGTTATAATTCTGGGAAATCGGGCACACATCGAAGAGAAATGGCCAAAAATGTTCCAAACAGGTATCCCTCCAATCAAGATAGCATAGGAATTGAAATTGTTGGGCAAGCGTTCCCTGTTAATGAGCCTGATCATGATAAAAGAACATACGAAGCATTAACAAAAGAGCAAGGCGATTCTCTCAAATGGCTTATCCAAGAATTAAGGTTCTCTCTTAAAGTGCCGTTAACGGAAATATTTCGACACCCTACTGTTTCTTACAAAAATAAAACAGAAGCGGCTACAGCATCATGGTAA